Proteins co-encoded in one Strix uralensis isolate ZFMK-TIS-50842 chromosome 2, bStrUra1, whole genome shotgun sequence genomic window:
- the ILDR2 gene encoding immunoglobulin-like domain-containing receptor 2 isoform X5: protein MDGHVLGWIVLLWLAAEVEGLQVTVPEKKKVAMLFQPALLRCHFSTSSTQPAVVQWRFKSYCQDRMGEALGMATSGLQTMSKRNLDWDPYLDCVDSRRTVRVVASKQGSAVTIGDFYKERDVSIVHDADLQIGKLMWGDSGLYYCLIITPDDVEGKNEESVELLVLEWVFVGLVILGAFLFFLLVGICWCQCCPHSCCCYVRCPCCPESCCCPRALYVAGKAAKAGYPPAVSTMPGPYYIPSVPVAGVPSPAVLMDKSHPPPLAPSDSSGGSQNAVRKGYRIQTDKERDSMKVLYYVEKELAQFDPARRMRERYNNTISELSSLHEEDMNFRQPYRQARRKPLPPAEDLDGDPEYWAGVIGGGSTSRSQAVSDYRDERDSFRHSQQRSKSEMLSRKSFSVGVPAVSMDELAAFAESYSQRTRRADSQETRRFERSESHGGRSGGLPHQDSSMEEYYTKRSRGNREPLTDSDRGWSYSPPRRRAHEEKHLPRLVSRTPGGSQKYDHSYLSSVLERKSRSYDESSDPCETPSKLSSQPSQRGGGTYYAWSPPSTYKAEKSQQQPQQPPPPPQQEEGEDTLPPYSERELSRGPSYRAREQAYLNASDKKRKKDPKKTNDFPTRMSLVV from the exons CTGAGGTGGAAGGGTTGCAGGTCACTGTGCCTGAGAAGAAGAAGGTGGCCATGTTGTTTCAGCCTGCTCTGCTTCGCTGCCATTTCTCTACTTCTTCCACCCAACCAGCTGTGGTACAGTGGAGGTTTAAATCTTACTGCCAGGACCGGATGGGAGAAGCTTTGGGTATGGCGACTTCTGGTTTACAAACGATGAGCAAGAGGAACCTGGACTGGGATCCCTACCTGGACTGCGTGGACAGCAGGAGGACAGTCCGTGTCGTGGCCTCCAAACAAGGATCTGCCGTCACTATAGGGGACTTCTATAAGGAAAGAGATGTCAGCATTGTCCACG atGCGGACCTTCAGATTGGGAAGTTGATGTGGGGAGACAGTGGGCTCTATTACTGCCTTATTATCACACCGGATGATGTGGAGGGCAAGAATGAAGAATCGGTGGAGCTGCTTGTGCTTG AGTGGGTCTTTGTGGGCCTGGTGATCCTGGGGGCGTTCCTGTTCTTCCTCCTGGTTGGGATCTGCTGGTGCCAGTGCTGcccacacagctgctgctgttacGTCCGCTGCCCCTGCTGTCCTGAGTCCTGCTGCTGTCCCCGGGCGC tgtatGTAGCCGGCAAGGCAGCAAAAGCTGGCTACCCTCCCGCAGTCTCTACCATGCCCGGTCCGTACTACATACCCAGTGTTCCTGTAGCTGGTGTCCCCTCTCCTGCGGTGCTGATGGATAAGTCGCACCCCCCTCCCTTAGCCCCAAGTGACTCCAGCGGAGGAAGCCAAAATG CAGTGCGCAAAGGGTACAGGATCCAGACTGACAAGGAGAGGGACTCCATGAAGGTGCTGTACTATGTGGAGAAAGAACTGGCTCAGTTTGACCCAGCTAGGAGGATGCGAGAACGAT ATAACAACACCATCTCTGAACTCAGCTCTTTGCATGAAGAGGACATGAACTTCCGGCAGCCGTACCGCCAGGCACGAAGGAAACCTCTGCCTCCTGCGGAGGACCTGGATGGTGATCCTGAATACTGGGCAGGAGTGATTGGTGGGGGCAGCACGTCAAGATCACAGGCTGTCTCTGATTACAGAGATGAGCGGGACAGTTTCCGGCACAG ccaGCAGAGATCCAAGTCCGAGATGCTGTCCCGTAAGAGTTTCTCTGTGGGAGTGCCGGCCGTCTCTATGGACGAGCTGGCAGCCTTTGCAGAGTCCTACAGCCAGCGGACCCGGCGGGCCGACAGCCAGGAAACTCGGCGTTTCGAGCGGTCAGAGTCGCATGGCGGCCGCAGCGGCGGGCTGCCCCACCAGGACAGCTCCATGGAGGAGTACTACACCAAGCGTAGCAGAGGGAACCGAGAGCCGCTGACGGACTCGGATCGGGGCTGGTCGTACAGCCCACCCCGGAGACGAGCCCATGAGGAGAAGCACCTGCCCAGGCTGGTGAGCCGGACGCCCGGAGGGAGCCAGAAATACGATCACTCCTACCTCAGCAGCGTCTTGGAGAGGAAATCCCGGAGCTACGATGAGAGTAGTGACCCTTGTGAAACCCCGTCAAAGCTGAGCTCGCAGCCCAGCCAGAGAGGAGGGGGAACATACTATGCCTGGTCACCACCCTCTACCTACAAAGCCGAGAAGtcgcagcagcagccgcagcagccgcCACCACCGCctcagcaggaggaaggggaggacacCCTGCCCCCCTACAGCGAGAGGGAGCTGAGCCGAGGCCCTTCGTACAGGGCCAGGGAGCAGGCCTACCTCAACGCCTCTgacaagaagaggaaaaaggaccCCAAGAAAACA aACGATTTTCCAACGAGGATGTCCCTTGTGGTTTGA
- the ILDR2 gene encoding immunoglobulin-like domain-containing receptor 2 isoform X6, whose product MDGHVLGWIVLLWLAAEVEGLQVTVPEKKKVAMLFQPALLRCHFSTSSTQPAVVQWRFKSYCQDRMGEALGMATSGLQTMSKRNLDWDPYLDCVDSRRTVRVVASKQGSAVTIGDFYKERDVSIVHDADLQIGKLMWGDSGLYYCLIITPDDVEGKNEESVELLVLEWVFVGLVILGAFLFFLLVGICWCQCCPHSCCCYVRCPCCPESCCCPRALYVAGKAAKAGYPPAVSTMPGPYYIPSVPVAGVPSPAVLMDKSHPPPLAPSDSSGGSQNVRKGYRIQTDKERDSMKVLYYVEKELAQFDPARRMRERYNNTISELSSLHEEDMNFRQPYRQARRKPLPPAEDLDGDPEYWAGVIGGGSTSRSQAVSDYRDERDSFRHSQQRSKSEMLSRKSFSVGVPAVSMDELAAFAESYSQRTRRADSQETRRFERSESHGGRSGGLPHQDSSMEEYYTKRSRGNREPLTDSDRGWSYSPPRRRAHEEKHLPRLVSRTPGGSQKYDHSYLSSVLERKSRSYDESSDPCETPSKLSSQPSQRGGGTYYAWSPPSTYKAEKSQQQPQQPPPPPQQEEGEDTLPPYSERELSRGPSYRAREQAYLNASDKKRKKDPKKTNDFPTRMSLVV is encoded by the exons CTGAGGTGGAAGGGTTGCAGGTCACTGTGCCTGAGAAGAAGAAGGTGGCCATGTTGTTTCAGCCTGCTCTGCTTCGCTGCCATTTCTCTACTTCTTCCACCCAACCAGCTGTGGTACAGTGGAGGTTTAAATCTTACTGCCAGGACCGGATGGGAGAAGCTTTGGGTATGGCGACTTCTGGTTTACAAACGATGAGCAAGAGGAACCTGGACTGGGATCCCTACCTGGACTGCGTGGACAGCAGGAGGACAGTCCGTGTCGTGGCCTCCAAACAAGGATCTGCCGTCACTATAGGGGACTTCTATAAGGAAAGAGATGTCAGCATTGTCCACG atGCGGACCTTCAGATTGGGAAGTTGATGTGGGGAGACAGTGGGCTCTATTACTGCCTTATTATCACACCGGATGATGTGGAGGGCAAGAATGAAGAATCGGTGGAGCTGCTTGTGCTTG AGTGGGTCTTTGTGGGCCTGGTGATCCTGGGGGCGTTCCTGTTCTTCCTCCTGGTTGGGATCTGCTGGTGCCAGTGCTGcccacacagctgctgctgttacGTCCGCTGCCCCTGCTGTCCTGAGTCCTGCTGCTGTCCCCGGGCGC tgtatGTAGCCGGCAAGGCAGCAAAAGCTGGCTACCCTCCCGCAGTCTCTACCATGCCCGGTCCGTACTACATACCCAGTGTTCCTGTAGCTGGTGTCCCCTCTCCTGCGGTGCTGATGGATAAGTCGCACCCCCCTCCCTTAGCCCCAAGTGACTCCAGCGGAGGAAGCCAAAATG TGCGCAAAGGGTACAGGATCCAGACTGACAAGGAGAGGGACTCCATGAAGGTGCTGTACTATGTGGAGAAAGAACTGGCTCAGTTTGACCCAGCTAGGAGGATGCGAGAACGAT ATAACAACACCATCTCTGAACTCAGCTCTTTGCATGAAGAGGACATGAACTTCCGGCAGCCGTACCGCCAGGCACGAAGGAAACCTCTGCCTCCTGCGGAGGACCTGGATGGTGATCCTGAATACTGGGCAGGAGTGATTGGTGGGGGCAGCACGTCAAGATCACAGGCTGTCTCTGATTACAGAGATGAGCGGGACAGTTTCCGGCACAG ccaGCAGAGATCCAAGTCCGAGATGCTGTCCCGTAAGAGTTTCTCTGTGGGAGTGCCGGCCGTCTCTATGGACGAGCTGGCAGCCTTTGCAGAGTCCTACAGCCAGCGGACCCGGCGGGCCGACAGCCAGGAAACTCGGCGTTTCGAGCGGTCAGAGTCGCATGGCGGCCGCAGCGGCGGGCTGCCCCACCAGGACAGCTCCATGGAGGAGTACTACACCAAGCGTAGCAGAGGGAACCGAGAGCCGCTGACGGACTCGGATCGGGGCTGGTCGTACAGCCCACCCCGGAGACGAGCCCATGAGGAGAAGCACCTGCCCAGGCTGGTGAGCCGGACGCCCGGAGGGAGCCAGAAATACGATCACTCCTACCTCAGCAGCGTCTTGGAGAGGAAATCCCGGAGCTACGATGAGAGTAGTGACCCTTGTGAAACCCCGTCAAAGCTGAGCTCGCAGCCCAGCCAGAGAGGAGGGGGAACATACTATGCCTGGTCACCACCCTCTACCTACAAAGCCGAGAAGtcgcagcagcagccgcagcagccgcCACCACCGCctcagcaggaggaaggggaggacacCCTGCCCCCCTACAGCGAGAGGGAGCTGAGCCGAGGCCCTTCGTACAGGGCCAGGGAGCAGGCCTACCTCAACGCCTCTgacaagaagaggaaaaaggaccCCAAGAAAACA aACGATTTTCCAACGAGGATGTCCCTTGTGGTTTGA